From the genome of Candidatus Ruthia magnifica str. Cm (Calyptogena magnifica):
TCAGCGTCGTATTCAGCTAACATTGAGCGAATAAAGGCATGTGTATCTTGTGCTTGCTGTGGCGTTGCGGTAACATTTGTACCAATTGCCCAAACAGGCTCATAAGCCACAATAATATTTTTAAACGCCTCAATACCAACCCGATCAATCACTACTTGAATTTGTTTTGAAACAACCGATTTCGTATTATTAGACTCTCTATCTTCTAACAATTCACCGATACAGAAAAGTGGGGTTAAATTATTATCCAATGCAACTTGTACTTTTTGCGCAACAATCTCATCGGTTTCACCATAAAGACTTCTACGCTCTGAATGACCTACAATAACGTATTTTGCACCAAAATCTTTAATCATATCAGCACTAATTTCACCCGTAAAAGCACCTAATTTATTGACATTTAAGTTTTGTGCACCTAAATTAAGTTGTGAATCTACAACCAATACTTCAACCTGTGACATATAAAGTGAAGGCACACAAACGATGACTTTGGATTTAACATCTGCCATGCCTGAAAGAATACCTATAACCAATGTATTGGTCGCTTC
Proteins encoded in this window:
- the tpiA gene encoding triose-phosphate isomerase, which gives rise to MRQIIIAGNWKMNASKEATNTLVIGILSGMADVKSKVIVCVPSLYMSQVEVLVVDSQLNLGAQNLNVNKLGAFTGEISADMIKDFGAKYVIVGHSERRSLYGETDEIVAQKVQVALDNNLTPLFCIGELLEDRESNNTKSVVSKQIQVVIDRVGIEAFKNIIVAYEPVWAIGTNVTATPQQAQDTHAFIRSMLAEYDADIAQITSILYGGSMNSRNAAELLNCKDIDGGLIGGASLKAQDFLQICKAG